A single window of Anaerocolumna chitinilytica DNA harbors:
- a CDS encoding BofC C-terminal domain-containing protein, with the protein MRYKKVVTYFLTFSALACMFTACYYFSYKQALRDFNENAIERNNDLIKELQKQGYLNTVKAANIGDSKEKEENVTGDNTSKDSTETSATTGKVLPSTQYTLQTYDMKTKNLTEENLPTPSYLIGLSREEVIDYLKDYQADLPLSEFEKGLVSYELISFSPDSIVLRRTYNPDSVEYKYYLKAVDGYIVAYYGDQKTVFYYTGVSTQDLPTSDRLQLEDGIFVKDLDELYSVLESYSS; encoded by the coding sequence GTGAGATATAAAAAGGTTGTAACTTATTTTCTTACCTTTTCGGCTTTAGCCTGTATGTTTACTGCTTGTTACTATTTTAGTTATAAACAGGCATTGAGGGATTTTAATGAGAATGCAATAGAAAGAAATAATGACCTTATTAAGGAACTTCAAAAACAGGGATATTTGAATACCGTTAAGGCAGCAAATATTGGCGATTCAAAAGAAAAAGAAGAGAATGTGACGGGAGATAATACGAGCAAGGATTCAACAGAGACAAGTGCTACTACAGGCAAAGTGCTTCCTTCGACTCAGTATACACTTCAGACCTATGATATGAAAACTAAAAATTTGACGGAGGAAAATCTTCCTACTCCAAGCTACCTCATAGGACTCAGCAGAGAAGAAGTAATAGATTACTTAAAGGATTACCAGGCCGATTTACCGTTAAGCGAATTTGAAAAGGGTTTGGTATCTTATGAATTGATTTCTTTTTCACCGGATAGCATTGTTCTTCGCAGAACCTACAATCCGGATTCGGTGGAATATAAATACTATTTAAAAGCGGTAGATGGCTATATAGTTGCTTATTATGGAGATCAGAAAACTGTTTTTTATTATACCGGCGTATCTACACAAGACCTTCCGACATCTGATAGACTTCAATTAGAGGATGGTATTTTTGTAAAAGATTTGGATGAACTATATTCGGTGTTAGAGAGTTATTCCAGTTAA
- a CDS encoding flavodoxin family protein — translation MKTLIVFYSLEGNTKIIADILAEELDSECIELKPDKEIPKGGFTKFLWGGKSVLFHEKPTLTNEFPDIDEYDTIFIGTPIWASSYTPPIASFLEKVSIRGKKIALFACHAGGGAEKCFEKLKSQLNDNQIIGTITFTDPGKEEREKIKAQLKHWLHEIT, via the coding sequence ATGAAAACATTAATTGTTTTCTATTCGCTTGAAGGAAACACAAAAATCATTGCAGATATCCTTGCAGAGGAATTAGATTCTGAATGCATAGAGTTAAAGCCGGACAAGGAAATACCCAAGGGAGGTTTTACCAAGTTTCTCTGGGGCGGTAAAAGCGTTTTATTTCATGAGAAACCAACCCTTACGAATGAATTTCCTGACATAGACGAATATGATACAATATTCATTGGCACTCCTATATGGGCAAGTTCCTATACACCACCTATTGCATCCTTCCTTGAAAAGGTATCCATAAGGGGCAAGAAAATAGCTCTCTTTGCTTGTCATGCCGGAGGCGGCGCTGAGAAATGCTTCGAAAAATTAAAATCTCAGCTAAACGACAATCAAATTATTGGCACTATAACATTTACAGACCCCGGTAAAGAAGAACGCGAAAAAATCAAGGCTCAGTTAAAGCACTGGCTGCATGAAATCACCTAA
- a CDS encoding response regulator: protein MKNVLIADDAIFMRKVLGDILRRNGYEVVGEASNGREAVEQYLLVKPEFVTMDVTMPGMDGLEALKVIKNIDKNCKVLMVSAMGQEAVIMDCIRAGAKGFIVKPFSEGDVLEQVKKLNFL from the coding sequence ATGAAGAATGTTTTAATTGCTGACGATGCCATTTTTATGAGAAAAGTACTGGGAGATATACTTAGAAGGAACGGTTATGAAGTCGTAGGAGAAGCATCCAATGGCAGAGAAGCTGTGGAGCAATATCTCCTGGTTAAGCCTGAGTTTGTGACTATGGACGTTACAATGCCTGGTATGGACGGACTGGAAGCCCTTAAGGTTATTAAGAATATAGATAAGAACTGTAAAGTTTTAATGGTTTCGGCTATGGGACAGGAAGCCGTAATAATGGATTGTATCCGAGCCGGAGCCAAGGGATTTATAGTGAAGCCGTTCAGTGAAGGCGATGTTTTAGAACAGGTAAAGAAGCTTAATTTTCTCTGA
- a CDS encoding tetratricopeptide repeat-containing glycosyltransferase family 2 protein, which yields MVSISLAMIVKDEENNIKRCLDSVLGVVDEIIIVDTGSTDQTKKICSFYTDKIYDFKWIDDFSAARNFSYDFATMDYILWLDADDYLLPEDREKLIKLKETMDPGINTVMMKYATGLDLQGNVTFSYYRERMTKRALKFRWNEPVHEYMLTIEPILESDICITHGKIQTDKSSDRNLQIYENKIKNKEFLSPRGVFYYARELKDHDRFLEAAGQFELFLDTDMGWVEDNISACSELAKCYLMLNQDKRALACLFKSFIYSTPRAEICCQIGYYYQEKNDYKTAAYWFEFILTLKKPEKCWGFLQHDCWSYIPLIECAVCYDRLGNYKKALKFNTRALKEKPDSLSAQKNQRYLQDKVTSQQYKKKSQNQKIDSD from the coding sequence ATGGTTTCTATTAGTTTAGCAATGATTGTAAAGGATGAGGAAAATAACATAAAGAGATGTTTGGATTCGGTGCTCGGCGTAGTAGATGAAATAATAATTGTTGATACCGGTTCTACGGATCAAACAAAAAAAATCTGTTCTTTTTATACTGACAAAATCTATGATTTTAAATGGATTGATGACTTTTCCGCCGCCAGGAATTTTTCCTATGATTTTGCTACAATGGACTATATCCTTTGGTTGGATGCAGATGATTATTTATTACCGGAAGACAGAGAGAAGCTTATTAAACTAAAAGAAACGATGGACCCTGGTATTAATACTGTTATGATGAAATATGCAACCGGATTGGATTTGCAGGGAAACGTTACCTTTTCCTATTATCGGGAACGGATGACTAAAAGAGCTTTAAAATTCAGATGGAATGAACCAGTCCATGAATATATGTTAACTATTGAACCAATCCTGGAATCTGATATTTGTATAACCCACGGAAAAATACAAACAGATAAAAGCAGCGACAGAAATCTACAGATTTATGAAAATAAAATTAAAAACAAAGAATTTTTATCCCCCCGGGGTGTCTTTTATTATGCCAGGGAATTAAAAGACCATGATAGATTTTTAGAAGCTGCAGGGCAATTCGAATTATTTTTAGATACTGACATGGGCTGGGTTGAGGATAATATCAGTGCCTGCAGTGAGCTTGCTAAATGTTATCTTATGCTGAATCAGGATAAACGTGCTCTGGCCTGCTTGTTTAAAAGTTTTATCTACAGCACTCCGAGAGCTGAAATATGCTGCCAGATAGGTTATTATTATCAGGAGAAAAATGATTATAAAACAGCTGCTTACTGGTTTGAATTTATACTAACACTTAAAAAACCGGAAAAATGCTGGGGTTTTCTTCAGCATGACTGCTGGTCCTATATTCCTCTTATAGAATGCGCTGTATGCTATGACCGGTTAGGTAATTATAAAAAGGCATTAAAATTCAATACCCGGGCATTAAAGGAAAAGCCAGACTCTCTTTCTGCTCAGAAGAATCAAAGATATCTGCAAGATAAGGTAACCTCTCAGCAGTATAAAAAAAAGAGTCAGAATCAAAAAATTGATTCTGACTAA
- a CDS encoding BaiN/RdsA family NAD(P)/FAD-dependent oxidoreductase — MSGIYVIGGGASGLFAAIWAARRNRKVTVLEHKDKPGKKILATGNGKCNYTNLVQEGDCYRSDNPAFAPEVLMNFDVKKTIDFFQEIGIYPHERNGYLYPNSGQASSVLEVLLLEAERLHVKIECGIHVNSINRNLTIFTDKGQFQADKVLLAGGGMANPALGSDGSSFQLAGALGHRIIRPLPALVQLRAKEKYFKTLSGVRTEAEVSLYTGSRFVAKEKGEILFADYGISGIPVMQVSRYAAKALSEGREAILVLDFFPALSKEEIKNILAGRLNRNPKETIEEAFIGFMNKKLAYAALRETKIDVSLTLAQLKEEQLEKIALRLKEWKIFITETNPFEQAQVTAGGVDTLQINPSTMESKLVKGLFFAGEIVDVDGTCGGYNLQWAWSSGFVAGNHI; from the coding sequence ATGAGCGGAATATATGTTATTGGAGGCGGTGCATCCGGACTTTTTGCCGCTATATGGGCGGCAAGACGGAATAGAAAAGTAACGGTGCTTGAACACAAGGATAAACCGGGAAAGAAGATTCTTGCGACAGGTAACGGTAAGTGTAATTATACGAATCTTGTACAGGAGGGAGATTGCTACAGAAGTGATAATCCTGCCTTTGCACCGGAAGTGCTAATGAATTTCGATGTGAAGAAGACGATAGATTTCTTTCAGGAGATCGGTATTTATCCACATGAGCGAAATGGGTATCTATATCCAAACTCAGGACAGGCTTCTTCTGTCCTTGAAGTACTGTTATTGGAGGCAGAGCGCCTGCATGTGAAGATAGAATGCGGGATTCATGTGAATAGTATAAATCGAAATCTTACGATATTTACGGATAAGGGGCAGTTTCAGGCAGATAAAGTACTTTTGGCAGGAGGAGGTATGGCAAATCCGGCACTTGGTTCTGACGGAAGCAGCTTTCAGCTGGCAGGTGCTCTGGGACATCGAATTATTAGACCTTTACCGGCATTGGTTCAACTAAGAGCGAAAGAGAAATATTTTAAAACTCTCTCAGGAGTGCGGACGGAAGCGGAGGTTAGTCTCTATACCGGAAGCCGGTTTGTTGCAAAGGAAAAAGGAGAGATACTTTTTGCTGATTATGGAATATCAGGTATTCCGGTGATGCAGGTAAGCCGTTATGCTGCAAAGGCTTTGAGTGAAGGAAGGGAAGCAATTCTGGTTCTTGATTTCTTTCCGGCTCTTTCAAAAGAGGAAATAAAAAATATATTGGCAGGCAGATTAAACAGAAATCCGAAAGAAACAATCGAAGAGGCATTTATCGGGTTTATGAACAAAAAATTGGCGTATGCTGCCTTGCGGGAGACAAAAATAGATGTAAGTCTTACTCTGGCGCAATTAAAAGAAGAGCAGTTGGAGAAGATTGCCTTAAGACTCAAAGAATGGAAAATCTTCATTACAGAAACCAATCCCTTTGAGCAAGCCCAAGTGACTGCGGGAGGGGTTGATACCTTGCAGATAAATCCGTCAACCATGGAATCAAAACTGGTAAAGGGACTTTTTTTTGCAGGAGAAATCGTAGATGTGGATGGTACCTGCGGAGGATATAACCTTCAATGGGCTTGGTCCAGCGGTTTTGTAGCCGGTAATCACATATAA
- the leuS gene encoding leucine--tRNA ligase — protein MTEEYSPKKIEKKWQEIWKEESAFRTGIDKSKPKFYALVEFPYPSGQGLHVGHPRPYTALDIIARKRRLEGYNVLYPMGWDAFGLPTENYAIKNKIHPRVVTENNIKHFKEQLESLGYSFDWDREINTTDTGYYKWTQWIFLKLFEKGLAYKAEMPINWCTSCQVGLANEEVVNGVCERCGSEVVHKVKSQWMLKITAYADRLIDDLDLVDYADRIKNQQKNWIGRSEGAEIDFKLKSKEETLKIFTTRPDTLFGATYMVISPEHGLLDKYKSDITNWDEITAYREAAAKKSDFERAELAKDKTGVEIQGVTAVNPVTGKDIPIWISDYVLMTYGTGAIMAVPAHDTRDWEFAKKFDLPIIPVIEGGNVEEEAFTDYSGKLINSEFLNGLYVTEAKKRMTEWVEEKGIGKKTVNFKLRDWVFSRQRYWGEPIPLVHCEKCGYVPVPESELPLLLPETESYEPGENGESPIARMTDWVETTCPHCGGPAHRETDTMPQWAGSSWYFLRYIDPHNTEAFASKEALDYWLPVDWYNGGMEHTTLHLLYSRFWHKVLYDLGYVSEPEPYRKRTSHGMILGENGEKMSKSRGNVINPDDIVDEFGADTLRTYEMFIGAFELSAAWSNDGVKGCRRFLERVWKLQDILTEESGYSKELEVKMHQTIKKVSLDFEGLKFNTAIAALMSLINDFNKQGKVTRDEYRTFLILLNPVAPHMTEELWSKAGFKGRLYEVSWPVWEEEKTTSNQVEIAVQVNGKLKATILIGRGEEQDSVKDKVMNSDAVKQFLEEKTIVKEIYVKDKIYNIVVR, from the coding sequence GTGACAGAGGAATATTCACCGAAGAAAATTGAGAAAAAATGGCAGGAAATCTGGAAAGAAGAGAGTGCTTTCAGAACAGGAATTGACAAATCAAAGCCTAAGTTCTATGCCTTAGTTGAGTTTCCTTATCCATCAGGACAAGGACTTCATGTTGGACATCCAAGACCCTATACGGCTCTTGATATCATTGCCAGAAAAAGAAGACTGGAAGGCTACAATGTGCTATATCCTATGGGATGGGATGCTTTTGGACTTCCTACGGAAAATTATGCAATTAAGAATAAAATCCATCCCCGTGTTGTAACGGAGAATAATATAAAGCATTTCAAAGAGCAGCTTGAGTCTCTTGGTTATTCCTTTGATTGGGACAGGGAGATAAACACAACGGATACAGGGTATTATAAGTGGACCCAATGGATTTTCTTGAAATTATTTGAAAAGGGACTGGCCTATAAAGCCGAAATGCCTATAAACTGGTGTACTTCCTGTCAGGTAGGACTTGCCAATGAAGAGGTGGTAAACGGCGTATGTGAACGCTGCGGCAGTGAAGTTGTTCATAAAGTTAAGAGCCAGTGGATGTTAAAGATTACTGCCTATGCGGACCGATTAATCGATGACCTTGACTTGGTGGATTATGCAGACCGTATCAAGAATCAGCAGAAGAACTGGATCGGACGCTCAGAAGGTGCAGAAATTGATTTTAAATTAAAGAGTAAAGAAGAAACTTTAAAGATCTTTACCACAAGACCGGATACCCTTTTTGGTGCAACTTATATGGTTATTTCACCGGAACATGGTTTACTGGACAAATACAAGAGTGATATTACGAATTGGGATGAAATCACTGCATATAGAGAAGCAGCGGCAAAGAAATCCGATTTTGAGAGGGCAGAGCTGGCTAAGGATAAAACCGGTGTTGAGATTCAAGGTGTAACTGCCGTTAACCCTGTGACAGGTAAGGATATTCCTATCTGGATATCTGATTATGTTTTAATGACCTATGGAACCGGTGCTATTATGGCGGTACCTGCCCATGATACCAGAGACTGGGAATTTGCTAAGAAATTTGATCTTCCGATTATTCCTGTTATTGAAGGCGGTAATGTGGAGGAAGAAGCATTTACAGATTATAGCGGAAAATTGATTAATTCTGAATTCCTTAATGGCTTGTATGTGACGGAAGCGAAGAAGCGTATGACAGAATGGGTGGAAGAAAAAGGAATCGGAAAGAAAACCGTGAACTTTAAATTAAGAGACTGGGTATTCTCAAGACAAAGATATTGGGGAGAACCGATTCCACTGGTACATTGCGAGAAATGTGGGTATGTACCCGTTCCTGAAAGTGAGCTTCCTTTACTGCTGCCGGAAACAGAAAGCTATGAACCGGGAGAAAACGGAGAATCTCCGATAGCCAGAATGACAGACTGGGTTGAAACTACCTGCCCTCATTGCGGCGGTCCTGCTCACAGAGAGACGGATACCATGCCTCAGTGGGCTGGATCTTCCTGGTACTTCCTGCGCTATATCGATCCGCATAATACAGAAGCCTTTGCCTCAAAGGAAGCTTTGGATTACTGGCTGCCGGTAGATTGGTATAACGGTGGTATGGAGCATACGACGCTGCATCTTCTTTACTCCAGGTTCTGGCATAAGGTTCTTTATGATTTGGGTTATGTCAGTGAGCCGGAGCCTTACAGGAAGAGAACCTCTCATGGTATGATTCTTGGTGAGAACGGTGAAAAGATGTCCAAATCCAGAGGAAATGTAATTAATCCGGATGATATCGTAGATGAATTCGGTGCAGATACTTTACGTACTTATGAGATGTTTATCGGAGCTTTTGAGTTAAGCGCAGCATGGTCCAATGACGGTGTAAAGGGCTGCAGACGTTTCCTTGAAAGGGTATGGAAGCTTCAGGATATACTCACAGAAGAAAGCGGTTATTCCAAGGAATTGGAAGTTAAGATGCATCAGACCATAAAGAAGGTCAGCCTTGACTTTGAAGGACTCAAATTCAATACTGCTATAGCTGCATTAATGTCTTTAATTAATGATTTTAATAAACAGGGCAAGGTTACCAGGGATGAGTACAGAACGTTCCTGATATTGTTAAATCCGGTAGCACCTCATATGACAGAAGAGCTTTGGAGTAAAGCGGGCTTTAAAGGCAGACTTTATGAAGTTTCCTGGCCGGTATGGGAAGAAGAGAAGACAACTTCGAATCAGGTTGAGATAGCAGTGCAGGTCAATGGTAAGTTGAAAGCAACTATATTGATTGGCAGAGGGGAAGAGCAGGATTCCGTAAAAGATAAAGTAATGAATTCGGATGCCGTTAAGCAATTCCTGGAAGAAAAAACTATTGTAAAAGAGATTTATGTGAAAGATAAAATCTACAATATTGTAGTACGTTAG